The stretch of DNA ATCGTTGCTGTCGATTCGACCATTAAAAAAGCCTAATGCCCACGCTTCGTCTTTTTTAGTGGCCGCTGTATTAGGTGTAGAGGACCAGTAATGCTGCGCCGGGGCTCCGTTAAATATGGTTAAGTTTGTTGCAGGATTAACACAGGCACGCTCCACAATCGAAGCTAATTCTTTGATATTAGGTACTCGCCAGTCATCAAAGTTACCAGCTTGATAAGTTGATGAGGCTTGCAATGCTTCTTGCCACGTCAGTCTGAGTGCTTCACCGGTACAAGTTTGTGTGGTGCCATTCCATTGTTGCCCGACTACGCATCGCGCCCAGGCAAGACCTGTGGTGGAGTCAATCACCATTTCTTGGCTAATATCTTCGGTAATAAAAATGTCGGTTGGTAATGTTGCGTCTGAACCAGGACAGTCTTGCGCCCACGCACTCGATACCGATAAATGGACTGCCGTTAAAAAACTGGCTAGCGTAAAAGATAGTATGTTCTTCATGGGTTTCTCACTAAACGTATATAAGCGCCAGATGTGCCTTTAATTGCTGAGTCGTCGCCATTTCTAACGTCGATTACCCACTGCAATGTTTCATTGCCACCTTCGATATTTATTTCCGATACCCAATAAAATAAGTGATTGAGTACTGCAGGATCTGGTGAATTGGGAAAAAAGTCAGTTGGGAATAAATTCGCGTTATCGAGTTCACCATAGTCAAGTATTTGCATTAATTCTAAGTAGGTCGGCAATCGCCAATTTGCGCCACCGCAGAAGGTGTCATCGTTCACTTCTTCAATAAAGGTTTCGCTACCGCAGCTTGCAGGATTTGAGCAGGATAGTTGGCCTGGTAACGAGTCATCTATACTGTAATAGTTTTCTACGCCATGTAATTCGCTATATTGCGGCGTCGCGTTCGCAACTTTAACTTCCCATACTAAACCAGTGAAATTATCGCGAATACAACTAAAAACGAGTGCATCATTTGGTAGCTCATCCCCGTTTATATCAAATTTTGTAAAGTCGAAGGTTTTATCGCCCGCACCACTTTTGTCAATCGCATCTCGTACTGAATCTCGTCCTGAGTCGGCGTCTTGATTTGGAAAATTGACGTTATCACAAGGCACAACGTCGGTTGCGCCATAACATTCAATAACGCCTGAGTCGTGCAAGCTGCCTAAGTTGAGCGGATTTACTGTGATATTGACCGTATC from Psychrosphaera aestuarii encodes:
- a CDS encoding DUF1566 domain-containing protein — protein: MKNILSFTLASFLTAVHLSVSSAWAQDCPGSDATLPTDIFITEDISQEMVIDSTTGLAWARCVVGQQWNGTTQTCTGEALRLTWQEALQASSTYQAGNFDDWRVPNIKELASIVERACVNPATNLTIFNGAPAQHYWSSTPNTAATKKDEAWALGFFNGRIDSNDKNSDFYVRMVRYAE